A region from the Colius striatus isolate bColStr4 chromosome 12, bColStr4.1.hap1, whole genome shotgun sequence genome encodes:
- the ETV5 gene encoding ETS translocation variant 5: MDGFYDQQVPFMGPGKSCAEEGRGRTGADRKRKFLETDLAHDSEELFQDLSQLQEAWLAEAQVPDDEQFVPDFQSDNLVLHAPPPAKIKRELHSPSSELSSCSHEQALCAAYGDKCLYNCCAYDRKPPAGFKPLTPPATPVSPVLVSPALPPAPALPAAAHGAALAPRPPLQEQRQQQQPFAVPRPPHPPMHMPKMMSDNQYPAEHRFQRQLSEPCHPFPPQPGVAGDSRPVYHRQLSEPLGPATARPTQGFKQEYHDPLYEHGGPSLPGPAGHGFQPPMGIKQEPRDYCIDSEVPNCQSSYLRAGVFPGSHDGFSYEKDTRLYFDDTCVVPERLEGKVKQEPTLYREGPPYQRRGSLQLWQFLVTLLDDPANAHFIAWTGRGMEFKLIEPEEVARRWGIQKNRPAMNYDKLSRSLRYYYEKGIMQKVAGERYVYKFVCDPDALFSMAYPDNQRPFLKPEPECPVPEEETVPLTHFEDSPAFLLEMDPCGGLPYAEGFAY, encoded by the exons ATGGACGGCTTCTACGACCAGCAGGTTCCCTTCATGGGCCCCGGG AAGTCCTGCGCAGAGGAGGGCCGAGGCCGGACAGGGGCCGATCGGAAAAGGAAGTTTTTGGAGACTGACCTGGCCCATGACTCGGAAG AGCTCTTCCAGGATCTCAGCCAGCTCCAGGAGGCCTGGCTAGCTGAAG CTCAGGTCCCCGATGATGAACAGTTTGTCCCAGATTTCCAATCTGACAACT TGGTCCTGCACGCCCCACCTCCGGCCAAGATCAAGCGGGAGCTGCACAGCCCCTCCTCGGAGCTGTCGTCCTGCAGCCACGAGCAGGCTCTGTGTGCCGCCTACGGGGACAAGTGCCTCTACAACTGCTG TGCCTACGACAGGAAGCCCCCCGCCGGGTTCAAGCCATTAACGCCGCCCGCCACGCCGGTGTCCCCCGTGCTGGTGTCCCCCGCGctgccgccggccccggccctgcccgcgGCCGCCCACGGCGCCGCCCtggccccgcgcccgccgctgcaggagcagaggcagcagcagcagcccttcgCCGTGCCGAGGCCGCCTCACCCGCCCATGCACATGCCAAAGATGATGTCTGACAACCAATACCCCGCAGAGCACAG GTTCCAGAGGCAGCTGTCTGAGCCCTGCCACCCCTTCCCGCCGCAGCCCGGGGTGGCGGGGGACAGCCGCCCCGTGTACCACCGGCAGCTGTCGGAGCCGCTTGGCCCCGCCACCGCCCGCCCCACTCAGGGATTCAAGCAGGAGTACCATGACCCGCTGTACGAGCACGGCGGCCCCAGCCTGCCCGGCCCTGCCGGCCACGGCTTCCAGCCCCCCATGGGCATCAAGCAGGAGCCCCGGGACTACTGCATCGACTCAG AAGTGCCTAACTGCCAGTCCTCGTACCTGCGGGCGGGCGTCTTCCCCGGCAGCCACGatg GATTTTCATATGAAAAGGACACACGATTGTATTTTGATGACACGTGCGTGGTACCAGAGAGGCTGGAGG GTAAAGTGAAGCAGGAGCCCACCCTGTACCGCGAGGGCCCCCCATACCAGCGGCGCGGgtccctgcagctctggcagtTCCTGGTCACGCTCCTGGACGACCCTGCCAATGCCCACTTCATCGCCTGGACCGGCCGGGGCATGGAGTTCAAGCTGATCGAGCCCGAGGAG GTGGCTCGGCGCTGGGGCATCCAGAAGAACCGTCCGGCCATGAACTACGACAAGCTGAGCCGCTCCCTGCGCTACTACTACGAGAAGGGCATCATGCAGAAG GTGGCCGGCGAGCGGTACGTCTACAAGTTCGTGTGCGACCCCGACGCGCTGTTCTCCATGGCCTACCCCGACAACCAGCGGCCCTTCCTGAAGCCGGAGCCCGAGTGCCCGGTGCCCGAG